The Cellulosimicrobium sp. ES-005 genome segment GGAGCAGCAGCGGGTCGCGCTCGCACGGCTGGTCGTCAAGGACCCGTCCGTCGTGCTCGCCGACGAGCCCACCGGCGCCCTCGACCACGACAACGCCGAGATGGTCGTGTCGTCGCTCCGGTCGTTCGCCGAGGGCGGCGCGACCGTCGTCATCGCGACCCACTCCGAGCAGGTGGCCTCGGCGTGCGACCGTCGCGTCGACCTCGACGGGATCCGCGCGGGCGGCTTGACGACCTCGATCGGCGCGTGACGCGCGCGGCCACGTCATCTCGTACCCTGGCGCAGGGGGAGCGATCCAGGACGACGTGAAGAGGTGCCGTGCCCCCGACGACCCGCAGCGAGCAGAAGGCGGCGACCCGCCGGAGGATCCTCGAGGTCGCCGCGGCGCACTTCGCCGCGAAGGGCTACGCCGCGACGTCGTTGAACGACCTCTCCGCGGCGCTCGGCCTCACCAAGGGCACGATCTTCTTCCACTTCAGCTCCAAGGCGGAGCTCGCCCGCGCGATCTCCGAGGACGTCGCCGAGCAGTGGGTCCCGCTGCGCGCGGCGCACGAGGAGCGAGGGACCCGGGGCCTGGCCGCGCTCGTCGACGCGTCGCGCCAGGTGGCGACCGTCTACCGGGAGAGCGCCGTGTTCCGCGCGGCCTCCCGGCTGC includes the following:
- a CDS encoding ScbR family autoregulator-binding transcription factor, which produces MPPTTRSEQKAATRRRILEVAAAHFAAKGYAATSLNDLSAALGLTKGTIFFHFSSKAELARAISEDVAEQWVPLRAAHEERGTRGLAALVDASRQVATVYRESAVFRAASRLRLEAENIDADLPVPFVGWIDLARTYLAQAAADGELAEGVDVDETAWHVVAWFDGVQTVSTHLTHLDDLTDRVDGMWRILLRAVARDPEGVLGARED